In the genome of Salana multivorans, the window CCACGGCCACCGCGCCGACCCCACGGCGCCGGGTTCATCCACGCCAGCTCCACCCTCCCCGCCTCCCCGCCGAGCCGGAGCGCCCGGTGTCTCGCCATGGCCACCGTCGCGCCGGGTCCGACCGACGTCCCGGCTCCACCGTGGCAACCGCCACTGCGCCGACCCTCCAGGCACCGGGTCCGACCGCCCTCCCGGCTCCACCGTGGCCACGGCGGCCGCGCGGCCGCGAAGCACGTCCACGACGAGCACTCCTCCACGTCCGGGCGCCCACCCCCAGCGCACCGGGACGAGCAACGCGTGGATGAGCGCCGCCCGCAACCACGTCCGAGCACCCGCGGCACACCCGGGAACACACACCCGGGTGCCCACGCGTACTAGCACGACTAGTACGCCGGGACCTCGAGCCGCTCGCCGCCCCGCAGCGCGGAGGCGTGCGCGACGATGCCGGGCGCCGTGATCGTCGCGGCGACGGCCGGACCGATCGCCGACTCCCGGCCGGAGACCACGGCGTCGACGAGCTCGTGCACCAGGTGCGGGTGGGAGCCGCCGTGCCAGGCGTGGGTCTCGATCGCCGGCCGGTCACCGGGCGGCTGGTACCGCCCGGGCCGGGTGAACGGGCGCAGCTCCCGCGGCAACGTCTCGACGCGGTCCGGGACGTCGAGCTCCACGCGCTCGATCGGGCGGCCGCGCCGCGCACCGTCGGGCGGGCCGGCCGCGTACACGACGGCGGCGCCACCCTCCTGCGATGGCCACTCGAGCGCGCCCTGGTCGCCGTAGACGTTGAAGCCCTCCGTGTACGCGCGGGCGTTCTCGAAGAACGACAGCGTCACCTGGGCGACCAGCGGCTCCTCCCCCGCGAGCGTCAGGAGCGCCGACTCGATCGGGAACGGGTTGCTCCCGTCACCGGTGTGCGCGGGCAGGTGCGTGCCACTGCCGACGCAGACGACGGACTCGGCCCGCCGCCCGGCCAGTCCCAGCAGCGGTGCGACCACGTGCGTCGCGTAGCACATCGGCGGATAGCCCATCCAGTACCAGGGGAAGCCGTCGAGGTCCTGCATGTGGGCGCCGGACAGGTACCCGATCCGGCCCAGGGCGCCGGTGTCGCGCAGGTGCAGCGCGTGCAGGTACTCGCGCTGGTAGAGCGAGGTCTCCATCATCATGTACCGCCCGGAGGCGGCCGCGGTGGCCTGCAGCACCCGGTCGATGTCGTCCAGCGTCGTCGCCATCGGCACGGCGCTCGCGCACGCGCGCCCGCTGGCGAGCACCTGGAGCGTCTGGTCCACGTGGAACCGGACCGGCGAGCAGAGGTGGACGGCGTCCCAGCCGCCGGAGGCCAGCGCGTCGTCGAGCGACGCGTAGGTGGCGTCGAGGCCGAGCCGGTCCCCCAGCTCCCCGCGCACCGCGGCGTCGGGCTCGGCGAGCGCGACCCGGCCGACGTCCGGGTGGAGCTGGTAGAGGTAGAGGAAGTCGCGGCCGAAGCCGCCGCCCACGACGAGGACGTCGATCACGGGACTCCCTTCAGAGACGGTCGAGGTCGACCGAGAACCAGAAGACGTTGTACGGCCCCCACAGCGAGAGCGTGAAGTACAGCGTCCGTCCGTCGGCCGAGGTGTAGCGCGGACTGAGGTAGGGCGAGTAGAGGCCCGGGTAGTCCGCGCCCGAGACCAGCTCGATCGGCTCGCCCCACGGCCCCCACGGCGTGAGCCCCTCGCGGATGTAGGCGTTGCCGAGGTCGGAGTAGGTCATGACCCACCGCTCGAGGTAGGTCGACCACATGACGGAGAGCTCGCCGACCGTCGGGTCGACGACGAGCACGGCGTCCGTCAGGTCGCTGCTCCACCGCGGTGACCCGTCGTCGTCGGTGCCGACGAAGTAGGAGTAGGCGGCCTCGTCCTCGACCGCGGCCCGCGTGGCTGGCACCCGCATGAGCGAGACCCCGCCGAACCGGCCGGCCGGGATGGTCCAGAAGTAGACGTACTCCTCGCCGTCCTCGACGACGTGGGCGGTGGCGACCTGGATCACGCCGGAGTCACCGGGCCAGCGCGGCGCGTCCAGCGTCTCCCACGTCGCCCCGTCGTCGGTCGACCGGGCGAGCGCGGCGTAGTTCGCGTCCCAGGCGCCGGGCTCGTTCCAGCTCTCGACGGACATGAACAGGACGTAGATCGCGTCCTCGACGGCGAACCCGTAGGTCGGGATCTTCGTCACCTCGGCACCGATCCCGCCGGGATCGTGGTCGCCCTCGACGATCGGCGCGGCCAGCCCGACGTCGTCGACGAGCCAGCCGTCGAACGTGAGGCCGTCGCTGGGGTCGTCGTCGGTCGTCCACGCCACCACGTTCGAGCGCCAGAACTCGCCCTGGCCGCCGTAGGAGTCCGGGTCCCGGACACCGAACGTGTCCCCGAACAGGAGGTACGTCCGGTCCCCCACGGTGACCATCGAGCCCAGGTCGGTGCCGGCGACGGCGACCGACTCGGTGTCGTTGATCGCCCCCGGACCGGTGAGCTGGGCGATCTCGGTCAGGTTGCTCACGCCGCGCAGGACGAACGGGCGGTCGGTGTCGTGGTCCACGACGACGGGTCCCTCCGGTGCTGGGGCGCCGCCGCAGGCCGCGAGCGTCGCCGTGGTGGTGAGGAGCAGCGCGAGCGCCGCGGCCACGCCGCGGGTCACCCGGGTCATGACGCCCCCCGGAACCAGACCTCGAGCTCGCGGATCGACGTGTAGCGCATCCCGCCCCCGGGCTCCCCGGCGATCCGCACCGCGTCGGCGCACTGGGCGTCGAGGTCGAACACGTACTCGTCCTCCTCCAGCGCGGTCCAGTCGGTCGGGTAGGGCGGCGTCACCGTCGCCGCCACCTCGTGCCAGACGCCGTCCCGCCGGACCTCGACGCGCGGGCTCGACGCGAACCAGCCGCCGAGGGAGTCCTGCGGCCCCGGGACGTAGACGACCCGGTCGAACCAGCGGGGCGATGGCCACTCGATGCCCCAGACGTCCTCGCCGGAGCCCGGCCCGTAGGCGGAGTCCTCCGCGACGTCGCGCCGGCCGTCGTTGAGCACGTGCTCGCCGCCCTCGCGGACGCGCGGGACGAGGACGGACGCGTCGGCGGAGCGGGCCAGGTTCTCCGACGGCGCGGTCGGCCGCGGCGGCTCCTGCCCCGTCCCCGGGTCGAACCGCACGCGGCGCAGGCCGAAGCAGTAGGCGCGCCCGCCACGCGAGGACGCCGGGACGAACCAGTTGCTCTGCAGCCACATCTCGCGCCCGTCGTCGGAGATGAACCGCGAGGGCATCGTCGGCGCGTAGCCGCCGTGCTTGGCCAGCGGCGAGCGCGGGCCGTGCCACGGGAAGTGGCCGAAGTCGTGGGAGTGCAGCAGCCGCCACGGCCCCCAGGGAGCTGGGGCCTCGAAGAACTCGAAGGTGTACTCGCTCCAGGTGGAGTAGAGGTAGCGCCCGAGCCCGGCGTTCCACACCACGCCGCCCTGCGCGATGCAGGTGAAGTCGCAGGCGGAGAAGCCGAGCGCGGGCGTCGGGTAGAACCGCCGGGTGTCCTCCAGCACGGGCACC includes:
- a CDS encoding Gfo/Idh/MocA family protein; translation: MIDVLVVGGGFGRDFLYLYQLHPDVGRVALAEPDAAVRGELGDRLGLDATYASLDDALASGGWDAVHLCSPVRFHVDQTLQVLASGRACASAVPMATTLDDIDRVLQATAAASGRYMMMETSLYQREYLHALHLRDTGALGRIGYLSGAHMQDLDGFPWYWMGYPPMCYATHVVAPLLGLAGRRAESVVCVGSGTHLPAHTGDGSNPFPIESALLTLAGEEPLVAQVTLSFFENARAYTEGFNVYGDQGALEWPSQEGGAAVVYAAGPPDGARRGRPIERVELDVPDRVETLPRELRPFTRPGRYQPPGDRPAIETHAWHGGSHPHLVHELVDAVVSGRESAIGPAVAATITAPGIVAHASALRGGERLEVPAY
- a CDS encoding DUF4185 domain-containing protein, whose amino-acid sequence is MTRVTRGVAAALALLLTTTATLAACGGAPAPEGPVVVDHDTDRPFVLRGVSNLTEIAQLTGPGAINDTESVAVAGTDLGSMVTVGDRTYLLFGDTFGVRDPDSYGGQGEFWRSNVVAWTTDDDPSDGLTFDGWLVDDVGLAAPIVEGDHDPGGIGAEVTKIPTYGFAVEDAIYVLFMSVESWNEPGAWDANYAALARSTDDGATWETLDAPRWPGDSGVIQVATAHVVEDGEEYVYFWTIPAGRFGGVSLMRVPATRAAVEDEAAYSYFVGTDDDGSPRWSSDLTDAVLVVDPTVGELSVMWSTYLERWVMTYSDLGNAYIREGLTPWGPWGEPIELVSGADYPGLYSPYLSPRYTSADGRTLYFTLSLWGPYNVFWFSVDLDRL
- a CDS encoding DUF4185 domain-containing protein → MTPDVSVVDGVPVARDRSPLLLRVAHVDQAASVLTESDGDLWPAAWADDDALYTACGDGTGFARHDWRDIVVNRVTGTPREGLRGERLSAGDAVAPAWDPERFNRKPTGMVAVDGDGDGRDELYLAVQDLRCGAGPDTFNEAPTATVCRSDDRGLTWTWPAQPLFTDHVFTTVMFLDLGRSNGGSEWVYAYGIDGNWRTSFSHVVPDPTQLFLARVRADAIQDRAAWEFVAGTEPDGADGGLRPVWSSDVARRVPVLEDTRRFYPTPALGFSACDFTCIAQGGVVWNAGLGRYLYSTWSEYTFEFFEAPAPWGPWRLLHSHDFGHFPWHGPRSPLAKHGGYAPTMPSRFISDDGREMWLQSNWFVPASSRGGRAYCFGLRRVRFDPGTGQEPPRPTAPSENLARSADASVLVPRVREGGEHVLNDGRRDVAEDSAYGPGSGEDVWGIEWPSPRWFDRVVYVPGPQDSLGGWFASSPRVEVRRDGVWHEVAATVTPPYPTDWTALEEDEYVFDLDAQCADAVRIAGEPGGGMRYTSIRELEVWFRGAS